One Pichia kudriavzevii chromosome 3, complete sequence genomic window carries:
- a CDS encoding uncharacterized protein (PKUD0C10710; similar to Saccharomyces cerevisiae YBR170C (NPL4); ancestral locus Anc_8.589), translating to MTIIRFRSRDGQFRLNCEANTPFSELLNELVLTKLPPIDTSSLVVKFPGPGLKTGPQYNAHEIADNTVEQLGLKNGDMLMLEYSKSEQPAGVSISGTVAINASSTGLSKPKEPTNRTQSKLDDELDKDSGLIPRKRGNLCRHNDKGMCEYCSPLPPWDREYQADNNIKHISFHAYVDELNSSTNKEGGSSYIAPLQESDFAINLRCPSGHEPWPKGICSKCQPSAITLQRQEYRMVDHVEFSNSEMVNNFIHTWRMSGLQRIGLLLGKYERYEKIPLGIKAEVHSIYEFPQIDQDDGLVLQEWEDEDKVVGLCNELGLEPVGIVFTDLSDAGKGDGSVICKRHSGSFFMSSIEVLFAVQWQIKYSNKCKWSESGKFSSKFVTCVISGNVNGEIEVNAYQASEAAEGLYKADLICPSTHPDQMFVKETTDKRYVPDIFYTKKNEYGVQVKENAKPSFPVEYLLVSLTHGFPESNDKSLFVESNFPIENRGYLGESQNLSSLYRQLETAFGSNVDYNDYDKVCNELSNWHLLFYLVRETHVLNSEEVSLLLKSVATKDKDIISRLLMSPGWQSLALVSRG from the coding sequence TGAACTACTCAATGAGTTGGTGCTGACAAAGTTGCCACCAATTGATACATCGTCATTAGTTGTCAAGTTTCCAGGACCTGGTCTGAAAACTGGGCCCCAGTACAATGCACATGAGATTGCAGATAACACCGTTGAACAATTGGGATTGAAGAATGGTGATATGCTCATGCTCGAATACTCCAAGTCGGAACAACCAGCCGGTGTTTCTATTTCAGGGACAGTTGCTATAAATGCATCATCAACGGGATTGTCTAAACCCAAGGAGCCAACAAATAGAACCCAGTCGAAGCTAGACGACGAGTTAGACAAAGATTCTGGTTTGATTCCTCGTAAAAGGGGTAACTTGTGCAGACATAACGACAAAGGCATGTGTGAATATTGTTCACCGTTGCCGCCATGGGATCGTGAATATCAAGCagacaacaacatcaagcATATATCTTTTCATGCTTATGTTGATGAGCTCAACAGCAGTACCAACAAAGAAGGCGGTTCAAGTTATATAGCCCCTTTACAAGAGAGTGACTTTGCAATCAATTTACGATGTCCATCAGGTCATGAGCCTTGGCCTAAGGGGATCTGTTCCAAATGCCAGCCTAGTGCAATTACATTACAGAGACAGGAATATCGGATGGTCGACCATGTTGAGTTTTCAAATAGTGAGATGGTGAACAATTTCATCCATACATGGAGAATGAGTGGGTTACAAAGAATTGGGTTGCTATTAGGTAAATACGAGAGGTATGAAAAGATACCCTTGGGAATCAAGGCCGAGGTTCATAGCATTTACGAATTCCCCCAAATAGATCAGGATGATGGGCTAGTACTTCAAGAATGGGAGGATGAGGATAAGGTTGTTGGATTATGCAATGAGCTAGGTCTTGAGCCGGTTGGTATAGTATTTACGGATTTGTCTGATGCTGGTAAAGGGGACGGTAGTGTTATCTGTAAAAGACATTCAGGTTCATTTTTCATGTCCTCAATTGAGGTATTATTTGCCGTTCAATGGCAGATCAAATATTCCAACAAGTGTAAATGGAGTGAAAGTGGGAAGTTTAGTAGTAAGTTTGTTACTTGTGTTATCAGCGGTAACGTTAATGGAGAAATTGAGGTGAATGCATACCAAGCAAGTGAAGCTGCCGAGGGGTTATACAAGGCAGATCTAATATGTCCATCGACTCATCCAGATCAGATGTTTGTGAAGGAAACAACTGACAAAAGATACGTTCCAGATATATTCtatacaaagaaaaacgaGTATGGTGTTCAAGTCAAGGAGAACGCCAAGCCTTCCTTCCCCGTTGAGTATTTACTAGTTTCATTGACACATGGTTTCCCAGAGAGCAATGACAAGAGTCTATTTGTTGAGAGCAATTTCCCCATTGAAAATAGAGGATATTTGGGGGAATCGCAGAATTTGTCGTCTCTTTATAGACAGTTGGAAACTGCATTTGGAAGTAATGTGGACTACAATGATTACGATAAGGTGTGCAACGAGTTAAGCAACTGGCACCTCTTGTTCTATCTAGTCAGGGAGACCCATGTGTTGAACAGCGAGGAGGTGTCTCTTCTCTTAAAGAGCGTGGCCACCAAGGATAAGGATATCATATCGCGGCTGCTTATGTCGCCAGGATGGCAAAGCCTTGCCCTAGTGTCTCGGGGTTGA